CTCCCTCTCCTCTGCCCTCCACTTTTCCAGCAAAACCATCCGAAGATAGGCGGCACGCCCCAGACCGCGAAGGGCTGAACTCTTGGTGAGCCGTGCGTATTCCTCGTCTGAGAGCCGCAGATTGATCTGTCGAGCGCGGGGATCTGAAGTGTTTCTTGCTTTGCGT
Above is a genomic segment from Pusillibacter faecalis containing:
- a CDS encoding plasmid mobilization protein — encoded protein: MKTREERKARNTSDPRARQINLRLSDEEYARLTKSSALRGLGRAAYLRMVLLEKWRAEEREDPLLFR